The following proteins are encoded in a genomic region of Necator americanus strain Aroian chromosome II, whole genome shotgun sequence:
- a CDS encoding hypothetical protein (NECATOR_CHRII.G8582.T1), giving the protein MRAWIAYLILAVGVAFIIAGSVMLGIGISKYNSSKNLKNTTPSIRVPTSTTSATTPDSQNTEPISQKIQNNIDPAEIKKNLHDFTASPHMAGTSANAKVADSIVAKWIAAGLENVHKVEYNVLLSYPSNTTNPNYMTIEYHNGTTFYRSEGISPPIIKNEQSDEEAGMQWLAFSPSGNVAGDIVYCGFATEKEFQTLQSLGITLTSRIALIRYGGTFRADKVALAQKYGAIGAILYSDPAEVAPYGIQDGDVYPNTVYMPANAVQRGTLYTGTGDVRSPLYASKTNLWKAGSVQEALRHGILPSIPAIPISYHSAQQLISRLDGPPAPATWKGGFNFTYNLGPGLRDGLSTRVTVNNYSANRQIQNVIGYINGVEEPERYVILGNHYDAWTYGAMDPNAGTAVLAEVARSTMKVINETGWRPARTLMFAAWDAEEFGLIGSTEFVEEFTEILTRRAVAYLNMDCLKGNQTIYVQSSPSLQDQVVLASMHVANPRKDEIKANRTTVYDTWISLMKDTEYLGVPDIPIPMGGSDQKPFLDYLGVPSVNFAWIDMDKHHTYPLYHTLYETPFASEHLMDVDNFAIHRAIGQYWIELAVRFADAPTIPYSLSTLSMRIQRDYIPALADSIQSLNMTAYTTSGYNQLQEMAKVAADLITVTVNLESQELPRNIDRLWRSRYNDRLINFERCFVNPRGSPDDAAARHVLFSTSKTDSYSGEVMQQVYKVLDDMVDAQTSQLGSLSDELANQISIVQSSLQCALNVLADYI; this is encoded by the exons ATGCGGGCATGGATCGCCTACCTAATTCTAGCCGTAGGCGTTGCGTTCATCATTGCCGGTTCAGTAATGTTAGGAATAGGGATCTCAAAGTACAATTCGTCTAAAAATCTTAAGAACACCACACCGTCTATCCGTGTACCAACCTCAACTACATCAGCCACTACACCAG ATTCTCAGAACACAGAGCCGATTTCGCAAAAGATCCAGAACAACATCGATCCAGCAgagatcaagaaaaatctcCATGACTTCACCGCATCACCACATATGGCCGGAACGTCAGCGAATGCAAAGGTTGCAGATTCTATTGTTGCTAAATGGATAGCGGCAGGATTAGAAA ATGTGCACAAGGTTGAGTACAACGTGCTGTTATCCTACCCGTCAAATACGACGAATCCTAACTATATGACTATTGAGTACCATAATGGGACAACCTTCTACAGAAGTGAAGGAATCAGTCCACCAATTATTAAAAACGAGCAAAGCGACGAAG AGGCTGGAATGCAGTGGCTTGCTTTTTCACCAAGCGGCAATGTGGCAGGAGATATTGTTTATTGTGGATTTGCTACCGAGAAGGAATTCCAGACTCTTCAAAGTCTTGGGATAACACTGACG AGCCGAATAGCTTTAATCCGTTACGGCGGCACATTCCGAGCCGATAAGGTGGCGCTGGCGCAGAAATATGGTGCTATTGGTGCAATTCTGTACTCTGACCCAGCGGAGGTGGCGCCATATGGAATCCAAGACG GTGATGTTTATCCGAATACGGTCTATATGCCGGCGAATGCTGTTCAACGTGGAACACTATATACTGGAACCGGTGATGTACGTTCACCTCTGTATGCTTCGAAGACAAATTTATGGAAAGCTGGATCGGTTCAGGAG GCTCTGCGACATGGGATACTTCCTTCGATACCGGCGATCCCGATTTCCTATCATTCAGCTCAACAACTGATCTCTCGATTGGATGGACCTCCAGCGCCTGCAACATGGAAAG GAGGATTTAATTTCACCTACAATCTTGGGCCTGGGCTTAGAGACGGCTTGAGCACACGAGTTACTGTAAACAACTATTCTGCAAACAG ACAAATCCAAAATGTTATCGGCTACATAAATGGTGTCGAGGAACCGGAACGTTATGTGATCCTAGGAAATCATTACGATGCATGGACATACGGTGCTATGGATCCGAACGCAGGAACCGCTGTTCTGGCAGAAGTTGCCAGATCTACAATGAAGGTGATTAACGAGACCGGATGGCGACCAG CACGAACGCTTATGTTTGCCGCATGGGACGCTGAAGAGTTCGGTTTGATTGGATCGACGGAGTTTGTCGAGGAGTTCACAGAAATCCTCACAAGACGTGCGGTCGCTTACTTGAACATGGATTGCCTTAAGGGAAACCAAACCAT ATACGTGCAATCCTCACCGTCACTACAAGATCAGGTTGTACTCGCTAGCATGCACGTCGCAAATCCGAGAAAGGATGAAATCAAAGCGAACCGCACAACCGTCTACGACACATG GATAAGTTTAATGAAAGACACAGAGTATCTTGGCGTTCCTGACATTCCCATTCCAATGGGCGGTTCGGATCAGAAGCCGTTCCTGGACTACCTAG GTGTTCCCTCTGTGAATTTTGCATGGATTGATATGGACAAGCATCACACCTATCCCTTATATCATACTCTCTACGAAACACCCTTTGCAAGCGAACATCTGATGGACGTTGATAATTTTGCG ATTCATCGTGCTATTGGACAGTATTGGATTGAGTTAGCTGTTCGCTTTGCTGATGCACCCACGATACCGTACAG CTTGTCTACGCTTTCAATGAGAATTCAGAGGGATTACATTCCGGCACTGGCTGATTCGATTCAATCACTTAATATGACCGCTTACACCACTAGCGGATATAATCAACTCCAAGAGATGGCGAAAGTAGCTGCT GATCTTATAACCGTCACCGTAAATCTTGAGAGTCAAGAACTTCCCAGAAATATCGATCGATTATGGAGGAGTCGTTACAATGATCGGCTGATCAA CTTTGAACGATGTTTCGTGAATCCACGCGGGAGCCCGGATGACGCTGCGGCTCGACATGTGCTCTTCTCTACCAGTAAAACAGACAGTTATTCTGGAGAAGTTATGCAACAAGTCTATAAAGTG ttggaCGATATGGTTGATGCTCAAACAAGTCAGTTAGGATCACTTAGTGACGAATTGGCTAATCAAATATCGATTGTTCAGAGCTCATTACAGTGTGCACTTAATGTTCTTGCAGACTATATTTAG